ATTGACaaccttattttaaatttgattATAACTAATAATTTGTAAGATAACAACTTTACTCTTAATCTGTTTATTTGCAGCAGATCTATCTTTGAGTTGGGATATTCCTAGTCAAGGTCAAAGTGTAGACGCTTCCTTCAGTCCTTTCAAAGATCAACCAAGTCACGTGGGAAATAAATTATATCCATGTTCTGTATGTGGTAAACGCTTTTCCCAAAAATCGCATCTTgttgctcatcagaaaattcacacaggagaaagagAATTTGCCTGCcctatatgtgggaaatgttttatccgGCAATCAAATCTTATTTCTCATCAAAAAATACATataggggagaaagcattttcatgttctgattgtggAAAGTGTTTTAAATGGAAATCGAatcttattactcatcagaaaattcataccggAGTGAAATCTTTCTTGTGTCttcagtgtgggaaatgttttacccaaCAATCAGGTTTAATAATAcaccagaaaattcatacaggagagaaagcattttcatgctctgaatgtgggaaatgttttaaccgGAAATCACATCTTATTGCACATCAGAAAAGACATACCGGAGAAAAAGAATTTGTATGTGATGAATGTGGCAAATGTTTTACCCAGCAATCAAGTCTTATAAGACACCGGAATATTCATAAAGACGAGAAAGCGTTTTCGTGTTCTGAATGTGATAAATGTTTTGACCGTAAGTCAAGTCTTATTTCTCATCAAAAAAATCATACAGGAGAGGAAACATTACCATGTTCTAAATTagggtaatgtgttttttt
The nucleotide sequence above comes from Bombina bombina isolate aBomBom1 chromosome 7, aBomBom1.pri, whole genome shotgun sequence. Encoded proteins:
- the LOC128666769 gene encoding oocyte zinc finger protein XlCOF6.1 isoform X1; the encoded protein is MNKKLPERILNHILEILYLLTGERLSYTLITPNMTKDKTTEMILNHTLEIMCLLTGEVPIKYDDVAVYFSMEEWDYIEGHKELYKDVMMETQQALRTMEIPGNESAGDVLNAKPTEYLCIGSQLEPPEQEICVPINKVNSDIIKVEEIDLCIVNPIESDEDTDFENQEDTDTTDLSLSWDIPSQGQSVDASFSPFKDQPSHVGNKLYPCSVCGKRFSQKSHLVAHQKIHTGEREFACPICGKCFIRQSNLISHQKIHIGEKAFSCSDCGKCFKWKSNLITHQKIHTGVKSFLCLQCGKCFTQQSGLIIHQKIHTGEKAFSCSECGKCFNRKSHLIAHQKRHTGEKEFVCDECGKCFTQQSSLIRHRNIHKDEKAFSCSECDKCFDRKSSLISHQKNHTGEETLPCSKLG
- the LOC128666769 gene encoding oocyte zinc finger protein XlCOF6.1 isoform X2; this translates as MNKKLPERILNHILEILYLLTGERLSYTLITPNMTKDKTTEMILNHTLEIMCLLTGEVPIKYDDVAVYFSMEEWDYIEGHKELYKDVMMETQQALRTMEIPGNESAGDVLNAKPTEYLCIGSQLEPPEQEICVPINKVNSDIIKVEEIDLCIVNPIESDEDTDFENQEDTDTNLSLSWDIPSQGQSVDASFSPFKDQPSHVGNKLYPCSVCGKRFSQKSHLVAHQKIHTGEREFACPICGKCFIRQSNLISHQKIHIGEKAFSCSDCGKCFKWKSNLITHQKIHTGVKSFLCLQCGKCFTQQSGLIIHQKIHTGEKAFSCSECGKCFNRKSHLIAHQKRHTGEKEFVCDECGKCFTQQSSLIRHRNIHKDEKAFSCSECDKCFDRKSSLISHQKNHTGEETLPCSKLG